A single Deltaproteobacteria bacterium DNA region contains:
- a CDS encoding DUF523 domain-containing protein — translation MGQAADELPLRLGVSACLLGERVRYDGEHKRDAFLCDELGPRVEWVSVCPEVELGLGVPRETVRLEQRAGEVRLVAPGSGRDLTAAMTLYAARRLDELAGLRLSGFVLKRDSPSCGLLRVRVHGPEGEAARRTGRGLFAAALRQRLPDLPIEEEGRLAEPHLRAAFLERVFAHHRLQQDRLRDGE, via the coding sequence ATGGGCCAAGCGGCTGACGAACTCCCCCTGCGCCTCGGCGTCTCGGCGTGCCTGCTCGGCGAGCGCGTGCGCTACGACGGAGAGCACAAGCGCGACGCCTTCCTGTGCGACGAGCTCGGCCCGCGCGTCGAATGGGTCTCCGTCTGCCCCGAGGTCGAGCTCGGCCTCGGCGTCCCCCGGGAGACGGTCCGCCTGGAGCAGCGCGCGGGTGAGGTGCGGCTCGTGGCACCCGGGAGCGGGCGCGACCTGACCGCGGCGATGACCCTCTACGCCGCACGGCGGCTCGACGAGCTCGCGGGTCTCCGGCTGTCGGGCTTCGTCCTGAAGCGGGATTCCCCGAGCTGCGGGCTCCTCCGCGTGAGAGTCCACGGCCCCGAGGGAGAGGCTGCCCGCCGCACCGGCCGGGGTCTCTTCGCTGCGGCCCTGCGCCAGCGTCTGCCCGACCTCCCCATCGAAGAGGAGGGGCGCCTCGCCGAGCCGCACCTCCGCGCCGCCTTCCTGGAGCGCGTCTTCGCCCACCACCGGCTCCAGCAAGACCGTCTTCGCGACGGGGAGTGA